From a single Balnearium lithotrophicum genomic region:
- a CDS encoding HNH endonuclease gives MILYPTLVLDKTYTPVTIFSHKKAFLLELLNKCEVLEHYERIKLHSPSCEFPAPLVIKIPVLFRHWQSSPTRRALFIRDNFTCAYCGKTVKDNEATVDHLVPKSRGGKWEWENLVTSCSECNQRKGNRTPKEAGMELLFKPKRPSTIQIALNRWKSKFNEEFLRALSTYGIRSINVSIG, from the coding sequence ATGATTCTTTACCCTACGTTGGTTCTCGACAAAACCTATACCCCTGTAACAATTTTTTCCCACAAAAAGGCCTTCCTTTTGGAGCTCCTCAACAAGTGTGAAGTTTTAGAGCACTACGAACGTATTAAACTCCACTCTCCATCCTGTGAATTTCCCGCTCCCCTCGTTATAAAGATACCGGTTCTTTTTAGGCACTGGCAGAGCTCCCCAACAAGGAGGGCTCTCTTCATAAGAGACAACTTTACATGCGCTTACTGCGGAAAGACCGTTAAGGACAACGAGGCAACTGTTGACCATTTAGTTCCCAAAAGCAGGGGTGGAAAGTGGGAGTGGGAAAACCTTGTAACATCCTGCTCAGAGTGTAACCAGAGAAAGGGAAACAGGACACCAAAGGAGGCAGGTATGGAACTCCTCTTCAAACCCAAAAGGCCATCGACCATCCAGATTGCACTGAACAGGTGGAAATCGAAGTTCAACGAAGAGTTTTTGAGAGCTCTCTCAACTTACGGGATTAGAAGTATAAACGTTAGTATAGGGTAA